The following coding sequences are from one Lolium rigidum isolate FL_2022 chromosome 6, APGP_CSIRO_Lrig_0.1, whole genome shotgun sequence window:
- the LOC124664237 gene encoding glycine-rich cell wall structural protein 2-like, whose amino-acid sequence MAATTKLVALGFVVLLSIGFTSASRMLASSSSASGGGSGGGGGGGGAGASGYGGGGGQGGATGYGETFIGSGYKSNYAQGAGGGGGAGGGGGSNGGAGSGSGTGGGIGSGASGSTGSGQANASGSGGGEGQGAGANGSSGQGAGEGGGEGSGESSVAPAPSAGGISYSDAAGGGTGGGGGNSGNGGGEGTGAGNAGNDGTSGSASGQGSGNGGGIVKGVAQGPSVGVGSGAGFGAARTGSAGPSGSGYAAGSGAGGGGGAGGSENGGVGSGGGTGEGSGSGTYP is encoded by the coding sequence ATGGCTGCTACCACTAAGCTTGTAGCTCTTGGCTTTGTTGTGCTCTTGAGCATTGGCTTCACCAGTGCTTCCCGTATGTTAGCTAGCTCATCCAGTGCATCAGGAGGAGGgtctggaggcggaggtggcggtggtggggcaGGTGCAAGTGgatacggcggaggaggagggcaaGGTGGTGCCACTGGATACGGTGAAACCTTCATAGGTTCAGGTTACAAGTCTAACTATGCCCAGGGagctggtggaggaggaggagcaggcggcggcggtggttcaAATGGCGGAGCCGGATCTGGTTCCGGGACCGGCGGTGGCATCGGCTCTGGTGCGAGTGGTTCTACTGGCAGTGGGCAGGCCAATGCTAGTGGTAGTGGTGGGGGTGAGGGCCAAGGTGCTGGAGCCAATGGGTCTAGCGGACAAGGAGCCGGAGAGGGCGGTGGTGAAGGAAGTGGTGAGAGTAGCGTAGCACCAGCTCCTTCTGCTGGTGGTATCAGCTACTCCGATGCCGCTGGTGGCGGTACCGGTGGTGGCGGTGGGAACAGTGGAAATGGCGGTGGAGAAGGAACTGGAGCTGGAAATGCCGGTAACGACGGCACCTCGGGCAGTGCCAGTGGACAGGGTAGCGGCAACGGTGGTGGCATAGTTAAAGGTGTCGCTCAAGGGCCAAGCGTCGGAGTTGGGTCCGGTGCAGGTTTCGGAGCTGCACGGACCGGTAGCGCTGGCCCTTCCGGTTCAGGCTATGCTGCCGGAAGCGGtgcaggcggcggaggtggagcggGTGGAAGCGAAAATGGCGGGGTTGGCAGCGGAGGAGGCACGGGAGAAGGGTCCGGTAGCGGTACATACCCTTAA